The Lonsdalea populi genome window below encodes:
- a CDS encoding DMT family transporter — protein MNKISMLIVPGLFLLAPLLFSGNMVVARWISPEIPPLTLAFARWLIAAVAIFPFILSPLRRAAPTLRRRGKDIALLVLLGGVLSVAPQYAAAHHTSAGHIALLFSLSPIMVSVIERVVWRIPLYANFFIGASIAFLGICVVVFEGNVAYLLQLKFNRGDVIAFIAATAWAGYTALLRQRPIAVSAFVLLWIIAIGSAAMLLPFLPLEWRMTHAAPVFSAHLLYAILFLALVAGIAAYSVYSRIVSLLGAARASTSMYLVPVYAFLLSSLFLQEQLALYHLAAITLVLLGVTFTTVRPPPRLNVPAA, from the coding sequence ATGAATAAAATATCAATGTTGATTGTTCCGGGACTTTTCCTGCTGGCTCCGCTGTTATTCTCCGGCAACATGGTGGTCGCACGCTGGATCAGCCCTGAAATCCCGCCGCTCACGCTGGCTTTTGCAAGATGGCTCATCGCCGCTGTGGCCATTTTCCCTTTTATTCTGTCGCCTTTGCGCCGGGCTGCGCCGACGCTCCGCCGACGAGGAAAAGATATCGCGTTGCTCGTTCTGTTGGGCGGCGTGCTCAGCGTCGCGCCGCAATATGCCGCGGCTCATCACACCAGCGCAGGCCATATCGCGCTGCTGTTTTCACTCTCTCCGATCATGGTTTCAGTCATTGAGCGTGTTGTGTGGCGCATCCCGCTGTACGCCAACTTCTTCATCGGCGCGAGCATCGCCTTCCTTGGTATTTGCGTGGTGGTTTTCGAGGGGAATGTCGCTTATCTGTTACAGCTAAAATTCAATCGGGGCGATGTCATCGCTTTTATCGCAGCGACAGCCTGGGCCGGATACACCGCGCTGCTGCGTCAGCGCCCGATTGCCGTATCGGCTTTTGTGCTGCTGTGGATTATCGCTATCGGCAGCGCCGCCATGCTGCTGCCATTTCTGCCGCTGGAATGGCGCATGACTCATGCCGCGCCGGTGTTCTCAGCGCATCTGCTGTACGCCATTCTGTTTCTGGCGCTGGTTGCCGGTATCGCCGCCTACAGCGTCTACTCACGCATTGTGAGCCTACTTGGCGCGGCGCGAGCCAGCACATCCATGTATCTGGTGCCGGTGTACGCGTTTCTGCTGTCCTCGTTATTCCTTCAGGAACAACTGGCCCTCTATCATCTGGCGGCGATCACGCTCGTCTTGCTGGGCGTGACGTTCACTACCGTTCGCCCTCCCCCTCGCCTTAACGTCCCCGCCGCCTGA
- a CDS encoding acetoin reductase, with protein sequence MSLSGKVALVTGAGQGIGRGIALRLAKDGADIALVDIKDDKITSVAEEIRALGRNAVTFKADISVREEVFAAVDFAEKELNGFYIIVNNAGISQTKNLLSVTKEDVEKIFQINVQGTLWGIQAAATKFKALKQKGKIINASSIAGHEGFALLGVYSATKFSVRALTQAAAKELASFGITVNAYCPGVVGTDMWVEIDKRMAEETGAAIGATYKKYVEGIALGRAETPEDVAAFVSFLASPDSDYMTGQAPLIDGGLLFN encoded by the coding sequence ATGTCTTTATCAGGAAAAGTCGCGCTGGTGACCGGCGCCGGACAAGGTATTGGTCGAGGGATCGCGCTGCGTCTGGCCAAAGACGGTGCGGATATCGCACTGGTCGATATCAAGGACGACAAAATCACCTCCGTCGCGGAAGAGATCCGCGCATTGGGCCGTAATGCCGTCACTTTTAAGGCCGATATCAGCGTGCGCGAGGAAGTCTTTGCCGCCGTTGATTTTGCAGAGAAAGAGCTGAACGGCTTCTATATCATCGTCAATAACGCCGGCATCAGTCAGACCAAAAATCTGCTCAGTGTCACCAAAGAAGATGTAGAGAAGATTTTCCAGATTAACGTGCAAGGTACGCTGTGGGGAATTCAGGCGGCAGCGACGAAATTCAAAGCGCTTAAGCAGAAAGGTAAAATTATCAATGCCTCTTCTATCGCCGGTCACGAAGGGTTTGCCCTGCTTGGCGTCTATTCTGCGACCAAATTCAGCGTGCGTGCGCTGACGCAGGCGGCCGCCAAAGAGCTGGCCAGCTTTGGTATCACCGTCAACGCCTACTGCCCCGGCGTCGTGGGCACGGACATGTGGGTCGAAATCGACAAGCGCATGGCGGAAGAGACCGGCGCAGCAATTGGCGCGACCTACAAAAAATATGTCGAGGGCATCGCGCTTGGCCGGGCGGAAACGCCCGAGGATGTGGCGGCGTTTGTTTCCTTCCTCGCCAGCCCCGACTCCGACTATATGACCGGGCAAGCGCCGCTGATCGACGGCGGATTACTGTTCAACTGA
- a CDS encoding sensor domain-containing diguanylate cyclase, with product MLYKSFVSFALRGLRRLSGKNNPSAPGKTMIGFLVVSFVVLATTNGWNFWQSYHRQVLDVEQDVVNLSVILSRQAEDTFLPIELAIIDTMREIHGDINSLNSEKITAVLESHRVLLPQIIGLYLFDDKGNLIASTGQLSRFVYNASKRSYFIWNKNNASEDLFIGQPRISVISGKSVIPVSKRISGKNGEFKGVFLASVDPTYFGRFYSYFSLNYDSILSLLHVDGSPLYVYPDAQKTLIEKYSTGALAEKALKSNSVGVGTWHTPFDGQTRIVGYVKLKRYPLIAAASMNKNELQRRWMADNIVATAVNFLVLVSLVLLGTYVLKQIRITVRNKEMLSMMHREVEDQNQVLQELALIDPLTQLANRRRFDLYLEQCLTAARAEGGDVALVMIDVDFFKRFNDTYGHIEGDRCLAEIGLILRSLSLPSGAQSARYGGEEFSIILPGLSGRQAELVGNEMVEAMRTRAIEHQGSQLPQKIVTVSVGVYSYSSKHPVDAQRLKEGADQALYLAKKKGRNQCIRL from the coding sequence ATGCTGTATAAATCTTTTGTTTCATTCGCTCTTCGCGGACTGCGTCGTCTCTCAGGAAAAAACAACCCTTCTGCACCGGGAAAAACCATGATTGGTTTCCTGGTGGTGAGTTTCGTCGTATTAGCCACGACCAACGGGTGGAACTTCTGGCAGTCCTATCATCGGCAGGTGTTGGACGTCGAGCAGGATGTCGTCAATCTTTCGGTCATTTTGTCGCGTCAGGCGGAAGACACCTTTCTGCCGATAGAGCTGGCCATCATCGACACTATGCGTGAGATCCACGGTGATATTAATTCGTTGAATTCTGAGAAGATTACCGCCGTGCTCGAGTCTCACCGTGTTCTGCTCCCGCAGATTATCGGACTTTATCTGTTCGACGATAAAGGCAACCTGATTGCCTCGACCGGGCAGCTTTCCCGCTTTGTTTACAATGCGTCCAAGCGCAGCTACTTCATCTGGAATAAAAACAATGCCAGCGAGGATCTGTTCATCGGTCAGCCGCGCATCAGCGTGATCTCGGGAAAATCCGTTATTCCGGTATCGAAGCGAATCAGCGGCAAAAACGGCGAGTTCAAAGGCGTGTTTCTGGCGTCCGTCGATCCCACTTATTTTGGTCGTTTTTACAGCTATTTCAGCCTGAATTACGACTCTATTCTCTCTTTACTGCATGTTGACGGTTCCCCGTTGTACGTTTATCCGGACGCACAAAAAACGTTGATAGAGAAGTACTCAACGGGAGCATTGGCGGAGAAAGCGCTGAAAAGCAACTCCGTCGGCGTGGGCACCTGGCATACCCCGTTCGATGGCCAGACGCGTATTGTGGGTTACGTTAAACTCAAAAGGTATCCGCTGATCGCGGCAGCCAGCATGAATAAAAACGAGCTGCAACGGCGCTGGATGGCGGACAATATCGTCGCGACGGCCGTCAACTTTTTAGTCCTGGTCTCTCTGGTGTTACTGGGGACTTATGTCCTTAAACAAATCCGCATTACGGTGCGTAATAAAGAGATGCTTTCTATGATGCATCGGGAGGTCGAAGACCAGAATCAGGTGCTACAGGAGCTGGCGCTGATCGATCCGCTGACCCAACTGGCAAACCGTCGACGGTTCGATCTCTATCTGGAGCAGTGTCTGACTGCGGCGAGAGCCGAGGGCGGCGACGTGGCGCTTGTCATGATCGATGTCGACTTTTTCAAACGCTTCAACGATACCTATGGTCACATTGAAGGCGATCGCTGTCTGGCCGAAATCGGTCTCATTCTTCGTTCGCTCTCACTGCCGTCCGGTGCACAGTCTGCGAGATACGGCGGAGAAGAGTTTTCTATTATTTTGCCAGGGCTTTCCGGCCGGCAGGCGGAGCTTGTGGGCAATGAGATGGTTGAAGCGATGAGAACGCGGGCTATCGAGCATCAGGGCTCTCAGCTGCCGCAGAAAATTGTTACGGTCAGTGTCGGTGTCTATTCCTACTCGTCTAAACATCCTGTGGATGCGCAACGTTTAAAAGAGGGCGCGGATCAGGCCTTGTACCTGGCAAAGAAAAAAGGGCGCAATCAATGCATTCGACTCTAA
- a CDS encoding PqiC family protein, which yields MTAHVRFCLAAAMILLLTACTSPQMNYHTLVPAAAPTRSIPPAPFLIVVLPVGIPPQIDLPQLVVRQGEGRVEVLNNQRWLSALSDEIRTALSSELVAQLNTQDISGLPRPADKPVIRVLVQIRRLDAWPGHSVQLEADWSLSQPDAERSARLVCTSRLTDNAQGGIPHLVAAEQRVFAHLATQISTNARLWYANLNVSCTE from the coding sequence ATGACCGCACACGTCCGCTTTTGCCTCGCCGCCGCCATGATACTGCTGCTGACCGCCTGCACATCGCCGCAGATGAATTACCATACGCTGGTGCCAGCCGCTGCTCCAACGCGCTCCATCCCCCCCGCGCCGTTTTTGATCGTCGTGCTGCCGGTCGGCATACCTCCGCAAATCGACCTGCCGCAGTTGGTCGTGCGTCAGGGAGAAGGCCGCGTGGAAGTTCTCAACAATCAGCGCTGGCTCAGTGCGCTGAGCGATGAGATCCGCACCGCACTCTCTTCGGAGCTGGTTGCCCAACTGAATACGCAGGATATCTCCGGTCTGCCGCGTCCTGCGGACAAACCGGTAATACGCGTGCTGGTGCAAATTCGCCGGTTGGATGCCTGGCCGGGTCACTCGGTCCAGCTCGAAGCCGACTGGAGTCTCAGCCAGCCTGACGCCGAACGTTCGGCCCGTCTGGTATGCACCAGTCGGTTAACTGATAACGCACAGGGCGGAATACCGCATCTGGTGGCGGCGGAGCAACGGGTGTTCGCCCACCTTGCGACGCAGATTTCAACCAACGCCCGGCTTTGGTACGCCAACCTCAACGTGTCCTGCACGGAATAA
- a CDS encoding TonB-dependent receptor domain-containing protein, with protein sequence MFLHTKEKHLSGSIRLILTGVLTGTTFNTLAALSDNDDKTQAAKKAQTTSATLAATDSAATLRDDNPGEQITVISAPVDTKAGSRVTLDAGELQKNGGHDFGTIMRYQPLVSATSSSSGSGNGKSGFDRSGYTGYNIRGLESNRVAIDVDGIPLPNATARSYAGRAGLNTFGIGRDYIDPYMYGLVTIDQGATSIERANNAIGGAVSFRPKSPDQYLSSSKHTYFGYQSDYDSSNRSWHNGITAAAGDETLRGIVVISRRDGQETQNNSGVLSAYPMNWHSTSVMTSGIWQANDQNRFTGTLEYYTKTSHSNYDSWSATGNSILGNAQQDSDTRRWSSSLRHNWTASSVDSWIDAIDSRIYYQNAQTQDETYMPLTARSMYTVNSDYNVDTYGAETTMMKTWGMHQFNWGFNVQQSDTQRPFTQNPAQTTYYAIMQPEADSRTDGLGGFIQDRMEMDVAGKTLSITPGVRVAYQRTKPQNLSSLTDNSTAITTEDVEKLYGTYSDTQVLPSLSLEYALTPRLTSYIQYKRGAQFPDASQLYGSWGLGSSYAGASQYALIGNSELNTETSNNYELGLKGEMTEGVTFRSALFYNTYKNFIAYTRYTRANNPDQFSNVPSNINIAYQSENRDKAFIYGAEFSSKVQWGTWFDALQGLSTTLAVGYSEGQSKSSYAGDKYIDLDSVAPMKAVVGLGWDAPDNRYGAALTATFQKGKQATATNRETYTNSGMAIADSTTEYMRVPGYGLVDLTAYWRVTPTIKLSGGVYNLTDRKYWDYLSSRQLTSANNQDAYDQQLAVMPGRTFQLGVNVDF encoded by the coding sequence ATGTTCTTGCATACAAAAGAAAAACATCTCTCAGGTTCAATCCGGCTTATCCTGACGGGCGTATTGACCGGCACGACGTTTAACACGCTGGCCGCGCTATCGGATAACGACGATAAAACGCAGGCTGCCAAGAAAGCGCAGACCACCTCTGCCACTCTGGCAGCGACGGATTCCGCTGCCACGCTGCGGGACGACAATCCGGGCGAGCAGATTACGGTGATTTCTGCACCCGTCGACACCAAGGCGGGGAGCCGCGTCACGTTGGACGCCGGCGAATTACAGAAGAACGGCGGCCATGATTTCGGCACGATCATGCGCTATCAGCCGCTGGTCAGCGCCACCAGTTCCAGTTCGGGTTCCGGCAACGGCAAGAGCGGATTCGACCGCTCCGGCTACACCGGCTATAACATTCGCGGCCTCGAAAGCAACCGCGTCGCCATCGACGTGGACGGCATCCCGTTGCCCAACGCCACCGCGCGCAGCTATGCCGGACGCGCCGGGTTGAATACGTTCGGGATCGGTCGTGATTACATCGATCCGTACATGTACGGCTTGGTGACTATCGATCAAGGGGCGACGAGCATCGAGCGCGCCAATAACGCTATCGGCGGCGCGGTCTCCTTCCGCCCTAAATCGCCGGACCAATACCTGTCGTCGTCAAAACACACCTATTTCGGCTATCAGAGCGACTATGACTCGTCCAATCGCAGCTGGCACAACGGCATCACGGCGGCGGCCGGCGATGAGACGCTGCGCGGTATCGTCGTGATCAGCCGTCGCGACGGTCAGGAAACCCAGAATAATAGCGGCGTGCTGTCTGCTTATCCGATGAACTGGCACTCCACGTCGGTAATGACGTCGGGGATTTGGCAGGCGAACGATCAGAACCGCTTCACCGGCACGCTGGAGTACTACACCAAGACGTCCCATTCGAACTACGATTCCTGGAGTGCTACGGGAAATTCGATTTTAGGCAACGCGCAGCAGGACAGCGACACCCGCCGCTGGAGCAGCAGTCTGCGTCATAACTGGACGGCGTCCTCGGTGGATTCATGGATAGACGCCATCGACTCGCGCATCTACTACCAGAACGCCCAAACCCAAGACGAAACCTACATGCCGCTGACCGCCCGCAGTATGTATACGGTCAATTCTGACTACAACGTCGATACCTACGGCGCGGAAACCACCATGATGAAAACGTGGGGTATGCATCAGTTCAACTGGGGCTTTAACGTCCAGCAGTCCGATACCCAGCGTCCGTTCACTCAAAATCCCGCACAGACCACGTACTACGCCATCATGCAGCCGGAAGCGGACAGCCGCACGGATGGCCTGGGCGGGTTCATTCAGGACCGTATGGAGATGGACGTCGCAGGCAAAACGCTGTCGATCACGCCCGGAGTGCGCGTCGCCTATCAGCGGACTAAACCGCAGAATCTGAGCAGTCTGACCGACAACAGCACGGCGATCACGACGGAAGATGTCGAAAAGCTCTATGGCACCTACAGCGACACACAGGTCTTGCCGTCTCTGAGTCTTGAGTATGCGCTGACGCCGCGTTTGACCAGCTACATTCAGTACAAGCGCGGCGCGCAGTTCCCGGATGCCAGCCAGCTGTACGGATCGTGGGGGCTGGGCTCGTCCTACGCGGGAGCGTCGCAGTATGCGCTGATCGGCAACAGCGAGCTGAACACGGAAACCAGCAACAACTATGAGTTGGGCCTGAAAGGAGAAATGACCGAAGGGGTGACCTTCCGCTCAGCGCTGTTCTACAACACTTATAAGAACTTTATCGCCTATACGCGTTATACCCGAGCGAATAACCCTGACCAGTTCTCCAACGTGCCGTCGAATATCAACATTGCCTACCAGTCAGAAAACCGCGACAAAGCCTTCATTTACGGCGCGGAGTTCAGCAGCAAAGTGCAGTGGGGAACCTGGTTCGACGCGCTTCAGGGACTAAGCACTACGCTGGCGGTCGGCTATAGCGAAGGGCAGTCCAAGTCCAGCTACGCCGGCGACAAATATATCGACCTCGATAGCGTTGCGCCGATGAAAGCGGTGGTAGGGCTGGGCTGGGATGCGCCGGATAACCGCTATGGCGCGGCGCTGACGGCGACGTTCCAGAAAGGCAAACAGGCGACGGCGACCAACCGTGAGACCTACACCAATTCGGGCATGGCCATCGCCGATTCCACGACCGAGTATATGCGTGTCCCCGGTTACGGCCTGGTGGATCTGACCGCCTACTGGCGTGTGACGCCGACCATCAAACTCAGCGGCGGCGTCTACAACCTGACCGACCGTAAATACTGGGATTATCTGAGCAGCCGTCAGTTGACCAGTGCCAACAATCAGGACGCCTATGACCAGCAGTTGGCCGTGATGCCGGGCAGAACGTTCCAACTGGGCGTCAACGTGGACTTCTAA
- a CDS encoding FecCD family ABC transporter permease — protein sequence MTLLLMAASAGLLTIIAANIGAMPITLSELMTSSSESLPWQVWFNIRLPRVLLAVLVGVALALSGAAMQGLFRNPLADPGLLGVSSGAALGVGLSVVFPLALPAMVALYWPMLAAFVGSAAIMLLLFALSVSAGSPLSRLLLAGIAINALCSAATGVLSWISNDQQLRQLSLWGMGSLGQAQWSMVIVVATLVLPCAGCLQRLARRLNLLQLGDEEAHYLGVDVRRTRRQVVILSAVLVAAAVAVSGIIGFVGLVMPHLIRITLGADHRWLLPGSALGGALLLLLADTLARTMVAPAEMPVGLLTSLVGGPWFLWLILRRKHG from the coding sequence ATGACGCTGCTGCTTATGGCAGCGTCCGCCGGACTGCTCACGATTATCGCGGCGAACATCGGCGCCATGCCGATCACGCTGTCGGAACTGATGACGTCGTCGTCGGAGAGCCTGCCGTGGCAGGTCTGGTTTAACATCCGTCTGCCGCGCGTGCTGTTGGCCGTGCTGGTCGGCGTCGCGCTGGCGCTTTCCGGTGCGGCGATGCAGGGGCTGTTTCGCAATCCGCTGGCGGATCCCGGACTGCTCGGCGTCAGCAGCGGCGCCGCGCTGGGCGTCGGCCTGTCCGTGGTGTTTCCCCTCGCATTACCGGCGATGGTGGCGCTGTACTGGCCGATGCTGGCGGCGTTTGTGGGCAGCGCCGCGATCATGCTGCTGCTGTTTGCGCTCAGCGTCTCCGCCGGCAGTCCGCTTTCTCGTCTGCTGCTGGCGGGGATTGCCATCAACGCGCTGTGCAGCGCGGCGACAGGCGTGCTGTCATGGATCAGTAATGACCAGCAGCTGCGCCAGCTGTCTTTGTGGGGGATGGGCAGTTTGGGACAGGCCCAGTGGTCGATGGTCATTGTGGTCGCGACGCTGGTGCTGCCCTGCGCCGGATGTTTGCAGCGGTTGGCCCGGCGTCTCAACCTGCTCCAACTGGGCGACGAAGAGGCGCACTACCTGGGCGTCGACGTTCGCCGGACGCGGCGGCAGGTGGTGATCCTAAGCGCCGTGCTGGTCGCGGCCGCCGTGGCGGTCAGCGGCATTATCGGGTTTGTCGGTCTGGTGATGCCCCATCTCATCCGTATCACGCTGGGCGCGGATCATCGATGGCTGCTGCCCGGATCGGCGCTGGGCGGCGCGCTCCTGCTGCTGCTGGCCGATACGCTGGCGCGGACAATGGTGGCTCCGGCGGAAATGCCGGTGGGGCTGTTGACCAGCCTGGTGGGCGGCCCGTGGTTTTTATGGCTGATTCTGAGGCGTAAACATGGCTGA
- a CDS encoding heme ABC transporter ATP-binding protein, producing MAETGELCLTAHNVSYRLGGRQLLSNVSLTLTPGELTTVIGPNGAGKSTLLRLLTGFFSPLGGECRLNGRPLAEWTPNILARQRAVMRQDSVLQAQFRVEDVIAMGRSPWPSGASERVLDEMMALTDCETLRGRLYPQLSGGEQQRVRLARSLAQLWRPDGIAGWLFLDEPTSALDLYHQQQLLRLLKTLTSTGKLAVCCVLHDLNLASLWSDKIVLLHDGRIVAEGVPEGVITQSAIERWYHADVVVSPHRETAAPQVSLRR from the coding sequence ATGGCTGAGACGGGGGAACTGTGCTTAACCGCTCACAACGTCAGCTACCGTTTGGGCGGCCGACAGCTGTTGTCCAACGTGTCGCTGACGTTGACGCCGGGCGAATTGACGACGGTGATCGGCCCTAACGGCGCCGGTAAGTCGACGTTGCTGCGCCTGCTGACGGGCTTTTTTTCTCCACTCGGGGGTGAGTGCAGACTCAACGGTCGCCCGCTGGCGGAATGGACGCCGAACATACTGGCCCGTCAGCGTGCGGTAATGCGGCAGGACAGCGTGCTGCAGGCTCAATTTCGGGTGGAAGACGTCATCGCGATGGGGCGTTCGCCGTGGCCGTCAGGCGCGAGTGAGCGGGTGTTGGACGAGATGATGGCGTTGACCGATTGTGAGACGCTGCGCGGTCGGCTTTATCCGCAGCTGTCCGGCGGCGAACAGCAGCGGGTGCGGCTGGCACGGTCGCTGGCGCAGCTGTGGCGGCCTGATGGTATAGCCGGGTGGCTGTTTCTGGACGAGCCGACGTCGGCGCTGGATTTGTATCACCAACAGCAGCTGCTTCGTCTGCTGAAAACGCTGACCTCGACGGGAAAGCTGGCGGTGTGCTGCGTATTGCACGATCTGAATCTGGCTTCGTTATGGTCGGATAAGATAGTACTGCTGCACGACGGCAGGATCGTGGCGGAAGGCGTGCCGGAGGGCGTTATCACCCAGTCGGCGATAGAACGTTGGTATCACGCCGACGTCGTTGTCAGCCCTCACCGTGAAACCGCAGCGCCGCAGGTTTCTCTGCGGCGTTGA
- a CDS encoding Lrp/AsnC family transcriptional regulator, whose amino-acid sequence MANKDKTLDIIDKRILSALRRNGRLTVAELAEEVGLSSSPCWTRLKRLESTKAIEGYVAVINAKAVGASEVFFIEITLDHHDDRMLEQFGQALMDLPEVLEAHLVTGDYDYLVKIVVADAEHYERFLRQKLYRVKGIRHTRSTFALRTLKREISVDPLLLPTATS is encoded by the coding sequence ATGGCAAATAAAGACAAAACGCTGGACATAATCGATAAGCGAATCTTATCGGCATTGCGACGTAATGGCCGCCTGACGGTGGCGGAATTGGCCGAAGAAGTCGGGCTTTCTTCGTCGCCCTGCTGGACGCGTCTCAAACGTCTGGAGTCGACCAAGGCGATTGAGGGATACGTGGCCGTCATCAATGCCAAGGCAGTAGGAGCATCGGAGGTCTTTTTTATTGAGATCACGCTGGATCATCACGATGATCGCATGCTGGAACAGTTCGGCCAGGCGCTGATGGATTTGCCCGAAGTGCTGGAGGCGCATTTGGTGACGGGAGATTATGACTATTTAGTGAAGATTGTGGTGGCCGACGCCGAGCACTACGAGCGGTTTCTGCGCCAGAAGCTGTACCGCGTCAAAGGGATCCGACACACTCGTTCGACGTTTGCGCTACGCACGCTGAAACGAGAGATCTCCGTCGATCCTTTGTTATTACCCACGGCTACGTCGTAG
- a CDS encoding AMP nucleosidase, whose amino-acid sequence MSKASAAGLTASEALDKLETLYDDAVASLRTAISAFIDEGTLPDASAHAKGLFVYPELRVSWDGRSPSENKTRAYGRLTHGGCYSTTLTRPALFRGYLSEQLEILEKEYAATIEVVPSQQEIPYPYVIDGANLGLNRSMSAGLAQYFPTTELAQIGDETADGLFHQSKENFPLSHFDALRTDFSLARLRHYTGTPVEHFQPFILFTNYTRYVDEFVRWSCEQIADENSPYYALSCAGGSYTTAETRNPEQAGSDLAWKNHQMPAYHLLSRQGRGITLVNIGVGPSNAKTICDHLAVLRPHAWLMIGHCGGLRESQSIGDYVLAHAYLRDDHVLDSVLPSDIPIPSIAEVQRALYDATKIVSGMPGEKVKQRLRTGTVVTTDDRNWELRYSVSARRFNLSRAVAVDMESATIAAQGYRFRVPYGTLLCVSDKPLHGEIKLPGQANRFYEGAISEHLQIGICAVDLLRSEVDQLHSRKLRTFNEPPFR is encoded by the coding sequence ATGAGTAAAGCATCCGCTGCCGGCCTCACGGCCAGCGAAGCGCTCGACAAACTGGAAACCCTATACGACGACGCGGTCGCCTCGCTGCGCACGGCGATTAGCGCTTTTATCGACGAAGGCACGCTGCCGGACGCCTCGGCTCACGCCAAAGGTCTTTTTGTTTATCCTGAGCTGCGCGTCAGCTGGGATGGACGCTCTCCCTCTGAGAACAAAACCCGTGCCTATGGTCGGCTGACGCACGGCGGCTGCTACAGCACCACCCTCACCCGCCCCGCCCTGTTTCGCGGCTATCTGTCCGAACAGCTGGAGATTCTGGAAAAAGAATACGCCGCGACGATCGAAGTCGTGCCTTCGCAGCAGGAAATTCCCTATCCTTACGTTATCGATGGCGCGAATCTGGGGCTGAACCGCTCGATGAGCGCCGGGCTGGCGCAGTATTTCCCCACGACCGAACTGGCGCAAATCGGCGATGAAACAGCAGACGGCCTGTTTCATCAATCCAAAGAAAATTTTCCGCTCTCCCACTTTGATGCGCTAAGGACCGACTTTTCACTGGCCCGCCTTAGACATTACACCGGCACGCCGGTCGAGCACTTCCAGCCTTTCATCTTGTTCACCAACTACACCCGCTATGTGGATGAGTTTGTGCGCTGGTCCTGCGAACAAATCGCGGATGAAAACAGCCCTTATTACGCGCTGTCCTGCGCCGGCGGCAGCTACACCACGGCGGAAACGCGCAATCCCGAGCAGGCGGGATCCGATCTGGCCTGGAAAAATCACCAGATGCCCGCCTACCACCTGCTTTCTCGCCAAGGTCGCGGGATTACGCTGGTGAATATCGGCGTCGGTCCGTCCAACGCGAAAACCATCTGCGACCATCTGGCCGTTCTGCGTCCACACGCATGGCTGATGATCGGCCACTGCGGCGGTCTGCGAGAAAGCCAGTCCATCGGTGATTACGTGCTGGCTCACGCCTATCTGCGCGACGACCATGTGCTCGACTCCGTTCTGCCGTCGGACATTCCGATCCCCAGCATCGCCGAAGTGCAACGGGCGCTTTACGACGCCACCAAGATCGTCAGCGGCATGCCCGGCGAGAAGGTGAAACAACGCCTGCGTACCGGTACGGTCGTCACGACGGATGACCGTAACTGGGAGCTGCGCTATTCCGTCTCGGCCCGGCGCTTCAACCTAAGCCGCGCCGTCGCGGTGGACATGGAAAGCGCGACGATCGCCGCACAGGGTTACCGTTTCCGCGTGCCTTACGGCACCTTGCTTTGCGTGTCCGACAAACCGCTGCACGGCGAGATCAAACTGCCCGGACAGGCCAACCGCTTTTATGAAGGCGCAATTTCCGAGCATCTGCAGATCGGCATCTGCGCGGTCGATCTGCTGCGATCGGAAGTCGATCAGCTACACTCCCGCAAGCTGCGTACCTTCAACGAGCCGCCGTTCCGCTGA